The segment TAAAGCCGCTTCGGACACATCTAAGGCTGAAACTTTCGCTTGTTGAAGCTGCTTAGCTAAGGAAATTGCAATGCAACCTGAACCCGTTCCAATATCAATAATTTTTAGAGGCGTATCTATTGTAATTGAAGAAACATCATCTAATATTAAAGCCACTAACTCTTCAGTTTCAGGTCTCGGAATTAAGGTTTCCGAATTTACTTTAAACGGCAATCCATAAAACTCTGTTTCGCCCAATATATACTGAATTGGTTGTTCCAATTTAAGTGCACTCAAGGCTTCAAAAATTGGTTGCTCTTCTGTTTTTAAAATGGCGTATTCAGGATCCATAACTAGATGAATGCGCTTGATTCCCAAATAATGTTCAACCACCAGATTAAAAAAGGAATCTACTTCGTTATTTCCGTAGAGACTATCTAGTTCAGTATGATAGATATGTAAAATAGCTTTTAATCTCATAGCTCCTTGGTCATCCAAACACCACAGGAATAATGACCTGTATCTCCTAAAGGCTCGGTTCTGTGTTGAAATCCGAATACCTCATAAATATGAATCGCCGCTTTTAACTGGGAAGCTGTTTCTAAATAAACGGTTTCAAAACCAAAATCTTTTGCCGCTTTTAAACAGGTCTCAAACATCTTTTTACCGAAACCTTTACCTCTTACTTTTGGAGAGAAATACATTTTTTGCAGCTCACAAACATTGCCTTTAAAATCTTTGAGTTGTTTTATTCCAGCCCCACCTAACACTTCTGTATCATTAGCTAAGACAAAATATATCTGTCGGTCACCTTGATAAGATTCGTACATGAAAGGTGTTTCTGCATCTTCATAAGCGGTGCCTTTCAACGGAATATTAAATTCTGGAAAACACCCTTTAATCACCGCTTCTATTTGCAGATTGTCTTCTGGTTGAATTTCCCTAATAATGATATTATTATGACTCACTTTATTATAGTATTTTTACAGCGTGAAGGTACGTTAAATCTCATAAAAAATTAAATGAAGAAACTGATTATCTTATCAATACTTTTCCTCTTTTGTTTGAGTTGCTCAGTCAATGAAAAGCCCGAATTCTTAAAAATAGACAATATTAAAGTTCTAGAATCCACATCTAATTATGTGACACTAACTGCTGATGCCTATTTTTTAAATCCGAATGATATTGGTGGTGTACTTAAATCTGATGGTATAAAAGTATTTGTAAATGATAATGAAATGGCAATTGTAAGCTCAAAGAGTTTTGATGTGCCAACCAATAAAGAATTTTCAATTCCGCTAATGGCGAGTGTTCCCACAGACAGTATTTTGAGTACTAAAAATATGGGCAGTCTCATTGGCAGTTTATTTAGTCAGAAACTTAAAGTGCAGTATATTGGCGATATCCAATATAAGGTATTTGGTTTTTCACACAGGTACCAAGTAGATAAAACTGAAGACGTAAAGATTAAACTTTAATATTGACAACTCACGAAACTTACATACAGCGCTGCATTGATATCGCAAAAAACGGATTAGGAAATACAGCTCCTAACCCAATGGTGGGCTGTGTGATAGTCCATGAGGGAAAGATTATTGGCGAAGGCTATACGAGTGCTTATGGCGGTAATCATGCCGAAGTGAATGCTATAAATGCCGTATCAGATAAAACTGTGCTAAGCGCAGCTTCACTATATGTCACTCTTGAGCCTTGCGTACATTTTGGAAAAACACCACCATGCAGTGATCTAATTATCAAATTTAGAATTCCAAATGTCATCATTGGTTGTGTAGACGATAATGAGCAAGTTGCTGGAAAAGGAATAATTAAACTTAGACAAACTGGTTGCAACGTTACTGTTGGTGTTTTAGAAACTGAATGCAAACAGCATCACAAACGTTTCTTTACGTTTCACAATAAAAAACGTCCGTATATAATATTGAAATGGGCCGAAACTTCAAATGGTTATATTGCACCCTCTACGAAAGACAAAAAAGAACCCGTCTGGATTACTAATATGTTTTCAAGACAATTAGTTCATAAATGGCGCTCAGAAGAACAAGCTATTCTCGTTGGTACGACTACCGTAACAGAAGACAATCCCTGTTTAACTATTCGTGATTGGACAGGAAAACAACCGATTCGCATTGTAATTGATAGACAACATAAGTTATTAAAAAAGCATGCTGTTTTTAATAGCGATGCAGAAACCATAATTATGTCTGAAGATACGATCAATTTTAGCCTACCTGTTGCGGCTCAAATTGCCAAATTATTGCATGCTAGAGATATTAACTCTGTTATTATCGAGGGTGGAGCGAAAACACTTCAAACCTTTATTGATGAAAACCTATGGGACGAAGCTCGCGTTTTTACTGGCAAGTCTATGTTCAATAATGGAACAAAAGCACCCAAATTTTCAGGAAAGCTCATTTCAGAAGCATTTATTTTAAATGATATTTTAAAACAATATGTCAATAATTAAAACGATTATATTCGATTTTGGTGACGTCTTCATTAATTTAGACAAAGAAGGCGCCATGCAAAATGCACTCAACTTATTCGAAATCGATGCATTACCAAAGGATCTTATTGCCATAAACACCTTATACGAGCAAGGATTAATATCTACCGAAGAATTTGTAACATTTTATACTAACAATTTCCCTAAGCTATCGAAAAGAGACATTATTAATGCTTGGAATTATATCTTAAGAGATTTCCCGATTAAAAGATTAGATTTTCTTAAAGAACTTGCTCAAAACAACAACTACAATCGCATCCTTTTGAGTAATACTAACGAGCTACATATCAATTGGGTTATTGATCGAATTCCATTTTATAAAGAATTCAAAGCCTCTTTTGATCAGTATTATTTATCACATGAGATTAACTTAAGAAAGCCAAATAAAGCAATTTATGAGTTCGTATTGCAACACAATAATTTGAAAGCTGAAGAATGCTTCTTCGTTGATGACACCAAAGAAAACACTGATGCTGCTGCGAGTTTAGGAATTAAGGTTTGGAATATTGATGAAACAAAAGAAGACGTTGTAGATTTGTTCACCATTAATCAGCATCTATTTTGATATATCTTTTACTCAGTATAACAGCGTCAACACTCATTTTTATCTTATTTAAATTATTTAATAAATACGGTATAAATACACTCCAGGCGATTGTTATCAATTATCTAACAGCTTGTTTATTCGGACTTTGGAGTTATGATGCGCCAATTAATATAAATGAGATCATAGCCTCACAATGGGTTTATGGTGCTATTGGATTGGGGTTTTTGTTTATTGCAATTTTTAATGTCATGGCGCTTACTGCACAACGCAACGGACTTTCAGTAGCATCAGTTGCTTCAAAAATGAGTGTCATTATCCCCGTTATATTTGGTGTTTATGTGTATCATGAAGGCGTTGGTTTTCAAAAAATTATTGGTATTGTACTCGCATTGGTATCAGTTTATCTTACTTCGGTAAAACCAAAATCTACAACCAATGTTACCAAAGGACTCTGGCTGCCTATCTTATTATTCTTTGGTTCTGGAGTCATTGACACCTCTATAAAATATATAGAAACAACCTATTTACCAGAGAATGGTATTCCGATATTTTCTGCAACTATTTTCGCTTTTGCATTTATCATTGGTTCAGCAGTTTTAATGATCAAAGCATTAAAAAAATCATTTAGAGTTCCATTCAAAACCTTTATCGGCGGAAGTATTTTAGGTGTCGTTAATTATTTTTCTATTTATTATTTACTTAAAGCATTGAACCATGACAGTTTGGAAAGCTCAACCTTATTTACGGTGAACAATGTCGCTATTGTCATGGCATCAACCTTACTAGGTCTATTTATCTTTAAGGAACAAATTTCAAAAATGAATTGGGTTGGAATCGCATTGGCTATCGTATCCATTATAATAGTAACTTTAGCTTAAATGGAGCACACCGATATTTACAGAACGATAACCAAGCCTTCTGAGGAAATTCTATTCAAAGATAAAAACAGTAAATTTTTTGGATATGCATTTCCAGTGACTTCGGAAGAACATGTTAAAGAACATTTGGAAAGCTTAAAAAAACAACATCATGCGGCACGGCATTGTTGTTATGCCTATCAATTTGGAATGCAAGAAAATAACTTTGTATTTAGAGCCAATGATGATGGTGAGCCCAATAACAGTGCTG is part of the Formosa sp. Hel1_31_208 genome and harbors:
- the prmC gene encoding peptide chain release factor N(5)-glutamine methyltransferase; its protein translation is MRLKAILHIYHTELDSLYGNNEVDSFFNLVVEHYLGIKRIHLVMDPEYAILKTEEQPIFEALSALKLEQPIQYILGETEFYGLPFKVNSETLIPRPETEELVALILDDVSSITIDTPLKIIDIGTGSGCIAISLAKQLQQAKVSALDVSEAALKVAKRNAEMNTVDIEFICNDILNPRHNTRVFASNSYDIIVSNPPYIRNLEKEEITSNVLDYEPHLALFVEDKNPLQFYKAICEFALLNLKDSGTLYFEINEYLGAEMIALMKNFGFKDVALKTDIFGKDRIIKGIK
- a CDS encoding GNAT family N-acetyltransferase; the encoded protein is MSHNNIIIREIQPEDNLQIEAVIKGCFPEFNIPLKGTAYEDAETPFMYESYQGDRQIYFVLANDTEVLGGAGIKQLKDFKGNVCELQKMYFSPKVRGKGFGKKMFETCLKAAKDFGFETVYLETASQLKAAIHIYEVFGFQHRTEPLGDTGHYSCGVWMTKEL
- the ribD gene encoding bifunctional diaminohydroxyphosphoribosylaminopyrimidine deaminase/5-amino-6-(5-phosphoribosylamino)uracil reductase RibD, which gives rise to MTTHETYIQRCIDIAKNGLGNTAPNPMVGCVIVHEGKIIGEGYTSAYGGNHAEVNAINAVSDKTVLSAASLYVTLEPCVHFGKTPPCSDLIIKFRIPNVIIGCVDDNEQVAGKGIIKLRQTGCNVTVGVLETECKQHHKRFFTFHNKKRPYIILKWAETSNGYIAPSTKDKKEPVWITNMFSRQLVHKWRSEEQAILVGTTTVTEDNPCLTIRDWTGKQPIRIVIDRQHKLLKKHAVFNSDAETIIMSEDTINFSLPVAAQIAKLLHARDINSVIIEGGAKTLQTFIDENLWDEARVFTGKSMFNNGTKAPKFSGKLISEAFILNDILKQYVNN
- a CDS encoding HAD-IA family hydrolase translates to MSIIKTIIFDFGDVFINLDKEGAMQNALNLFEIDALPKDLIAINTLYEQGLISTEEFVTFYTNNFPKLSKRDIINAWNYILRDFPIKRLDFLKELAQNNNYNRILLSNTNELHINWVIDRIPFYKEFKASFDQYYLSHEINLRKPNKAIYEFVLQHNNLKAEECFFVDDTKENTDAAASLGIKVWNIDETKEDVVDLFTINQHLF
- a CDS encoding DMT family transporter — translated: MIYLLLSITASTLIFILFKLFNKYGINTLQAIVINYLTACLFGLWSYDAPININEIIASQWVYGAIGLGFLFIAIFNVMALTAQRNGLSVASVASKMSVIIPVIFGVYVYHEGVGFQKIIGIVLALVSVYLTSVKPKSTTNVTKGLWLPILLFFGSGVIDTSIKYIETTYLPENGIPIFSATIFAFAFIIGSAVLMIKALKKSFRVPFKTFIGGSILGVVNYFSIYYLLKALNHDSLESSTLFTVNNVAIVMASTLLGLFIFKEQISKMNWVGIALAIVSIIIVTLA